CATTCGATTGGTTATGCAAGCGGCTTGTACCCAAGCCGGTTTAATTGTTCCGCGATCACCCGGTACCCTCGGCCATTCGGGTGTAAACCGTCCACCGACATCAGTTCTTTCTCTCGGCCTGAAAATTGTGCGTAAATATCAGCTACTCGAAAATAACCATCACTTAGCCCCATCAAGTGCCGATTGAACCGAATCACGTATTCCGTTGCCTCCGTCCAGGCCGGGTATGGATTATACAGACCGATAGCGCGAATAAAATAAGGTTTGCTGACCGGAGTCTTTATTTTACGGATATGTCTAATGGTATTAGCCACATGATTCTGACATCGATACAAGGCAGCATCCAGCACCTCCCGATTCGGTGGGCCTCCCGTGGACTTTACCGCACGTATCAAGTCATTCCCTCCGATCGATATCGTGATGATCTGAGCCTGCTGCAGGTGAAAGCGATACGTAGGAAGCTGAACGACCCGATCGTATAACTCATCCGAGGTTAATCCATTGACCCCGAGATTCTCATGGGCCACGAACTGGCGAAGCTTCTCCTCCGCCATCCGGCGGTATAACGGAACAAAACCGCTGCCAGGCATCGCCCCAAACCCGAAGGTCAAGGAATCGCCGACAGCGGTATAATGGTACACCAACATGTTCACCCCCTGCCCCGCTCGTTACGACATTATATGAGGAGTACCCCCATTGCGAAACGGGTCTATTGTCTTGAATGGCAATTTTAATTCCACTCGAAGACGGCAAACATGCTTTGGATAAGAATAGCCTATTCTTCGGATTCCTCCACCTCGTAAATGCAGCGGAATCTTTCAACACCCGGATACTTTTCTCCCAGGCTGTACACCTCAAAGCCGATACTGCGGTAGAAGTTTACGGCATCTTCGTCCGTTTCGGCAATAACTCGGGCCGGCTTAGGCTGGACCTCAAGGAGCAGCTCCAAAATCAATCCTCGTCCATATCCCTTTCCCCGATTCTCCGGAAGAACGGCAAGATGCCGAATGGTAAGCTCGTCCTGGTCGACATCAAAACCGATGACTCCTAAGAGAAGACCGTCCTCTTCAAATCCAAACAACCGGCTTGGGCCCGTCTCATAAGCAGCAGCCGCCTGATCCACGGCTTCCGGATCCGGAAATACCGAGTAACTGAGCAGTTCCTTTACTTCGGGTTGCATCGCTTGCATCGTTATATCTTTAAGCATACATATCTCCAATCTAAAACTTCTATAGGTCTATAACATCTTCTCCGCACTGATCCCAAGCTTACGCAGCAGCATCGCCGCCTGCGCTCTCTCGTCTTCCGACAAGCCGCTAAGCACCTTAACCATCAATTCCTGATGCTGAGGAAAGATGGCTTCGAAGAATTCCTTTCCCTCTGCGGTAAGCTCAGCATAAATGACGCGGCGATCCTCAGCGGAAGCCCGGCGAACCAGCAGGTTTTTCTTTTGAAGCTTGTCCACCACGTATGTAATGTTACCACTGGAAATGAGCACCTTTTCGCCTATTTTTTGCAGCGGCTGCGGTCCTTTGTGATAGAGCACATCCAATACGCCGAATTCGGTGGAGTTCAATCCGTGACTATTGATGCTGCGATGCGAATGTGTCATCACTGCGTTATAAGCTCTGGCAAGGACAACCAGCAAATGTAACGGGGTATCCTCGTGTTCTTGAATATCCGACATATTTCACCCTCCGAAAGATATCATGTTATTAAGGTTAATGAACGCCGGATCAACTGTCAAATGTATTCTTTGCTTCTATGCTCCCGGAATGTAATATCCGTACCGTTCCATCCTGGCAGCCGATGATCGCTTGGTCAGCCATACCGATAAACAGCCCATGTTCAACCACGCCAGGAATGGCGCCTAGCCGAGAGCTCAATTCCTCAGGACGGGCAATATGCTGAAACCGGCAATCAGCTATATAATTCCCGTTATCCGTAACATAAAATCCCTCATCTTGCTTACGGCGGATCTCCACCGAACAACCAAGCTGGGCTAGTGA
This Paenibacillus sp. JZ16 DNA region includes the following protein-coding sequences:
- a CDS encoding GDSL-type esterase/lipase family protein; amino-acid sequence: MLVYHYTAVGDSLTFGFGAMPGSGFVPLYRRMAEEKLRQFVAHENLGVNGLTSDELYDRVVQLPTYRFHLQQAQIITISIGGNDLIRAVKSTGGPPNREVLDAALYRCQNHVANTIRHIRKIKTPVSKPYFIRAIGLYNPYPAWTEATEYVIRFNRHLMGLSDGYFRVADIYAQFSGREKELMSVDGLHPNGRGYRVIAEQLNRLGYKPLA
- a CDS encoding GNAT family N-acetyltransferase — encoded protein: MLKDITMQAMQPEVKELLSYSVFPDPEAVDQAAAAYETGPSRLFGFEEDGLLLGVIGFDVDQDELTIRHLAVLPENRGKGYGRGLILELLLEVQPKPARVIAETDEDAVNFYRSIGFEVYSLGEKYPGVERFRCIYEVEESEE
- a CDS encoding MarR family winged helix-turn-helix transcriptional regulator codes for the protein MSDIQEHEDTPLHLLVVLARAYNAVMTHSHRSINSHGLNSTEFGVLDVLYHKGPQPLQKIGEKVLISSGNITYVVDKLQKKNLLVRRASAEDRRVIYAELTAEGKEFFEAIFPQHQELMVKVLSGLSEDERAQAAMLLRKLGISAEKML